In Primulina huaijiensis isolate GDHJ02 chromosome 4, ASM1229523v2, whole genome shotgun sequence, a genomic segment contains:
- the LOC140975697 gene encoding glutamine synthetase cytosolic isozyme-like isoform X1, whose translation MSLLNDLINLNLSEVTKKSIYEYIWIDAFGKLRSKARTLPGPVADASELPKWNFDGSSTGQAPGADSEVVIYPQAIFPDPFRRGSHMLVMCDTYTPSGEPIPTNKRHRAAQIFSDPKVSAEVPWYGIEQEYTLLQKDVVWPLGWPAGGFPGPQGPYYCGIGADKAYGRDVVDAHYKACLYARINISGINGEVMPAQWEFQVGPSVGISAGDQIWVARYILERITEIAGVVLSLDPKPIPGDWNGAGAHTNYSTKTMREDGGYEVIKEAIRKLGLRHKEHIAAYGEGNERRLTGKHETASIDTFSWGVANRGASIRVGRETERDGKGYFEDRRPASNMDPYVVTSMVAETTILWEP comes from the exons ATGTCTCTGCTCAATGATCTCATCAACTTGAACCTCTCAGAAGTCACTAAAAAATCCATCTACGAGTATATATG GATTGATGCGTTTGGGAAGCTCAGAAGCAAGGCCAGG ACTCTACCTGGTCCAGTTGCTGATGCTTCAGAGCTTCCGAAATGGAATTTCGACGGTTCAAGCACTGGTCAAGCCCCTGGTGCAGACAGTGAAGTTGTTATTTA CCCTCAAGCGATTTTCCCCGATCCATTCAGGAGAGGAAGCCACATGCTT GTCATGTGTGATACTTACACTCCATCTGGAGAACCTATTCCCACAAACAAGAGGCATCGAGCTGCTCAAATATTTAGCGATCCTAAGGTTTCTGCTGAGGTACCCTG GTACGGTATCGAGCAAGAATACACTTTGTTGCAGAAAGACGTGGTCTGGCCTTTGGGCTGGCCTGCTGGAGGGTTCCCCGGACCACAG GGACCATACTACTGTGGGATTGGTGCTGATAAAGCATATGGCCGTGATGTTGTAGATGCTCATTACAAAGCATGTCTCTACGCCCGCATAAACATTAGTGGAATTAATGGAGAAGTTATGCCGGCCCAG TGGGAATTCCAAGTCGGGCCGTCTGTTGGTATCTCAGCAGGTGACCAAATATGGGTTGCTCGTTACATTCTGGAG CGGATTACTGAGATAGCTGGAGTCGTCCTCTCGCTGGATCCCAAGCCAATTCCG GGTGATTGGAATGGTGCCGGTGCTCATACAAATTACAG taCAAAGACCATGAGAGAGGATGGAGGCTATGAAGTCATCAAGGAGGCGATTCGTAAGCTTGGTTTAAGGCACAAGGAACACATTGCTGCGTATGGAGAAGGCAACGAACGTCGTCTTACAGGAAAGCACGAGACTGCCAGCATAGACACATTCTCATGG GGTGTGGCGAACCGTGGAGCATCCATCAGGGTCGGTAGGGAGACCGAAAGAGATGGAAAAGGTTACTTCGAGGATCGCAGGCCTGCCTCAAACATGGATCCATACGTTGTCACTTCTATGGTCGCGGAAACGACCATCCTTTGGGAACCATAA
- the LOC140975697 gene encoding glutamine synthetase nodule isozyme-like isoform X2 has translation MRIDAFGKLRSKARTLPGPVADASELPKWNFDGSSTGQAPGADSEVVIYPQAIFPDPFRRGSHMLVMCDTYTPSGEPIPTNKRHRAAQIFSDPKVSAEVPWYGIEQEYTLLQKDVVWPLGWPAGGFPGPQGPYYCGIGADKAYGRDVVDAHYKACLYARINISGINGEVMPAQWEFQVGPSVGISAGDQIWVARYILERITEIAGVVLSLDPKPIPGDWNGAGAHTNYSTKTMREDGGYEVIKEAIRKLGLRHKEHIAAYGEGNERRLTGKHETASIDTFSWGVANRGASIRVGRETERDGKGYFEDRRPASNMDPYVVTSMVAETTILWEP, from the exons ATGAG GATTGATGCGTTTGGGAAGCTCAGAAGCAAGGCCAGG ACTCTACCTGGTCCAGTTGCTGATGCTTCAGAGCTTCCGAAATGGAATTTCGACGGTTCAAGCACTGGTCAAGCCCCTGGTGCAGACAGTGAAGTTGTTATTTA CCCTCAAGCGATTTTCCCCGATCCATTCAGGAGAGGAAGCCACATGCTT GTCATGTGTGATACTTACACTCCATCTGGAGAACCTATTCCCACAAACAAGAGGCATCGAGCTGCTCAAATATTTAGCGATCCTAAGGTTTCTGCTGAGGTACCCTG GTACGGTATCGAGCAAGAATACACTTTGTTGCAGAAAGACGTGGTCTGGCCTTTGGGCTGGCCTGCTGGAGGGTTCCCCGGACCACAG GGACCATACTACTGTGGGATTGGTGCTGATAAAGCATATGGCCGTGATGTTGTAGATGCTCATTACAAAGCATGTCTCTACGCCCGCATAAACATTAGTGGAATTAATGGAGAAGTTATGCCGGCCCAG TGGGAATTCCAAGTCGGGCCGTCTGTTGGTATCTCAGCAGGTGACCAAATATGGGTTGCTCGTTACATTCTGGAG CGGATTACTGAGATAGCTGGAGTCGTCCTCTCGCTGGATCCCAAGCCAATTCCG GGTGATTGGAATGGTGCCGGTGCTCATACAAATTACAG taCAAAGACCATGAGAGAGGATGGAGGCTATGAAGTCATCAAGGAGGCGATTCGTAAGCTTGGTTTAAGGCACAAGGAACACATTGCTGCGTATGGAGAAGGCAACGAACGTCGTCTTACAGGAAAGCACGAGACTGCCAGCATAGACACATTCTCATGG GGTGTGGCGAACCGTGGAGCATCCATCAGGGTCGGTAGGGAGACCGAAAGAGATGGAAAAGGTTACTTCGAGGATCGCAGGCCTGCCTCAAACATGGATCCATACGTTGTCACTTCTATGGTCGCGGAAACGACCATCCTTTGGGAACCATAA